One Gemmatimonadota bacterium genomic region harbors:
- a CDS encoding aromatic ring-hydroxylating dioxygenase subunit alpha translates to MATTTDQDVGSHSTTYLRNAWYVAALSREIGRQLTPLQMLGERIVVFRDRRGVPVVLEDACPHRKLPLSRGRLTGNCVECGYHGLTFDASGACVRAPTQGLIPPLARVLSYPAVDKYGLLWVWMGEPSAADEADLIDIEYAEHPDWHITRGAALSCRCNYLYLMDNLLDPSHVAWVHPTTFASSGTQDTPLHREERSDGLVVSRWIRDVELPGYYTRLVKFTGNCDRLQHYEVRYPSTAINRSIFVPSGQGGEHWRQAEHPYVMVSYHFITPTDENNTRYHWLQQRNTDSDDESITETIAQGALEAFEEDREVLEAVHEGIANE, encoded by the coding sequence TTGGCTACTACGACTGACCAGGACGTCGGCTCGCATTCCACAACCTACTTGCGAAATGCCTGGTATGTCGCGGCCTTGTCGAGGGAAATCGGCAGGCAATTGACGCCGTTGCAGATGCTTGGCGAACGGATCGTGGTATTTCGCGACCGCCGCGGTGTACCGGTTGTGCTTGAGGACGCCTGCCCCCACAGAAAGTTGCCGTTGTCCAGGGGGCGGCTCACGGGCAACTGTGTCGAATGCGGTTACCATGGATTGACGTTCGACGCTTCCGGCGCCTGCGTCAGGGCGCCGACGCAAGGTCTGATTCCACCTCTGGCTCGCGTGCTCAGCTATCCGGCCGTGGACAAGTACGGTCTCCTGTGGGTGTGGATGGGCGAACCGTCTGCGGCAGACGAAGCCGATCTGATCGACATCGAATACGCAGAGCATCCGGACTGGCATATCACCCGGGGCGCCGCGTTGTCGTGCCGGTGCAATTACCTCTACCTGATGGACAACCTTCTCGACCCTTCCCACGTTGCGTGGGTTCATCCAACGACGTTCGCCTCTTCGGGCACGCAGGACACGCCGCTTCATCGGGAAGAGCGATCCGACGGTCTCGTCGTGAGCCGCTGGATCAGGGACGTTGAGCTTCCCGGCTATTACACACGGCTTGTCAAGTTCACGGGAAACTGCGACCGGCTGCAGCACTACGAAGTTCGATACCCCTCGACCGCGATCAACAGATCCATTTTCGTCCCCTCCGGTCAGGGTGGCGAACATTGGCGCCAGGCGGAGCATCCGTACGTCATGGTCTCCTACCACTTCATCACGCCGACCGACGAGAACAATACCCGGTACCACTGGTTGCAACAGCGAAATACGGATTCCGACGACGAATCGATCACCGAGACGATCGCCCAGGGCGCATTGGAAGCGTTCGAAGAGGATCGCGAGGTGTTGGAGGCCGTGCACGAGGGTATTGCCAACGAG
- a CDS encoding alkylhydroperoxidase, with the protein RDSGCSDGEILEVNQVVAYFNYSNRLLNGLGVTTDGDEIGYYD; encoded by the coding sequence CGCGACTCCGGTTGCAGCGACGGAGAGATTCTCGAGGTCAACCAGGTCGTGGCGTACTTCAATTACTCGAATCGCCTCCTGAACGGCCTGGGCGTGACGACGGACGGTGACGAAATTGGCTACTACGACTGA